Proteins from one Halovivax limisalsi genomic window:
- a CDS encoding heptaprenylglyceryl phosphate synthase: MHLDWSGIDHVTKVDPEKPMPADPASLLAATDLVMVGGSDGVTESNTLETIEAVRDAAPDVPIFQEPYDAAQVTKATVDAVDVLSVPAVYNGDLDHFVGKHLSMFGELANKPSSLLGTSLPVVGNVIESKGEAVVAELAEKIVGEGYVIQHVDSEAARTAGVSTPFSTADVAGAALATEAFYDFPIFYVEYSGTYGGPEDVAAAANQLEETVLLYGGGIDSREKADEILEAGADAIVVGDCFHDDREKFRETIPG, from the coding sequence ATGCATCTCGACTGGAGCGGGATCGACCACGTCACGAAGGTCGATCCGGAAAAGCCCATGCCGGCGGATCCGGCGTCGCTACTCGCCGCGACGGATCTGGTGATGGTCGGCGGCTCGGACGGCGTCACCGAGTCGAACACGCTCGAGACGATCGAGGCGGTTCGCGACGCGGCCCCCGACGTCCCGATCTTCCAGGAACCGTACGACGCCGCCCAGGTGACGAAGGCGACGGTCGACGCGGTCGACGTCCTCTCCGTGCCGGCGGTCTACAACGGCGACCTGGATCACTTCGTCGGCAAGCACCTCTCGATGTTCGGCGAACTCGCGAACAAACCGTCCTCGCTCCTGGGGACGAGCCTGCCGGTCGTCGGCAACGTGATCGAGTCCAAGGGCGAGGCCGTCGTCGCCGAACTCGCGGAGAAGATCGTCGGCGAGGGCTACGTCATCCAGCACGTCGACTCCGAGGCCGCTCGCACCGCCGGCGTCTCCACCCCCTTCTCGACCGCTGACGTCGCCGGCGCCGCGCTCGCGACCGAAGCCTTCTACGACTTTCCGATCTTCTACGTCGAGTACTCCGGCACCTACGGCGGCCCCGAGGACGTCGCGGCCGCGGCGAACCAGCTCGAAGAGACCGTGCTCCTCTACGGCGGCGGCATCGACTCGCGGGAGAAGGCCGACGAGATCCTCGAGGCGGGCGCGGACGCCATCGTCGTCGGCGACTGCTTCCACGACGACCGCGAGAAGTTCCGCGAGACGATTCCGGGGTAG
- a CDS encoding DJ-1/PfpI family protein, translated as MSEYAASIVLFDGFDELDAIGPYEVFETAAEFGADIDTALVTTAARDRVTAGHGLRVEADGVLATPGASAELPDLLVVPGGGWTSDDGAVRRVVDAGDLPRRAAELHAAGVTVASICTGAMILAAAGLLDARPAVTHRDALADLANAGAEIPAAAEPRDASPVIGVDDGDVLTAGGVTTGIDLACWLVEREFGADLAESVATELEHERRGEIVR; from the coding sequence ATGAGCGAATACGCCGCGTCGATCGTGCTCTTCGACGGCTTCGACGAACTGGACGCGATCGGCCCCTACGAGGTGTTCGAGACGGCCGCCGAGTTCGGTGCCGATATCGATACCGCGCTCGTCACGACGGCTGCGCGCGATCGCGTGACCGCCGGCCACGGCCTCCGCGTCGAGGCGGACGGCGTCCTCGCCACCCCCGGAGCGTCGGCCGAACTGCCCGACCTGCTCGTCGTCCCCGGGGGCGGGTGGACGAGCGATGACGGCGCCGTTCGCCGCGTCGTCGATGCGGGGGACCTGCCGAGACGCGCGGCCGAACTCCACGCCGCAGGGGTGACCGTCGCCTCGATCTGTACGGGGGCGATGATCCTCGCCGCGGCGGGGCTCCTCGACGCCCGCCCGGCAGTCACCCACCGCGACGCGCTGGCGGACCTGGCGAATGCGGGCGCCGAGATCCCCGCCGCGGCCGAACCGCGCGACGCCTCCCCCGTCATCGGGGTCGACGACGGCGACGTCCTGACCGCCGGGGGCGTGACGACGGGCATCGACCTCGCGTGCTGGCTCGTCGAGCGCGAGTTCGGCGCCGACCTCGCCGAATCGGTCGCGACGGAACTCGAACACGAGCGCCGGGGCGAGATCGTCCGGTGA
- a CDS encoding PH domain-containing protein: MRSIAEATDWLHLAGDETVLWSSRPHPIALGSRFVSALAITVFALVATAWAWDRGYTLVGWVAVSVALLGIVAATAAYVRWTNTRYVITSDQLYAKRGVISRSVTQLSLERVQNTTLEQSVAGRILGYGDVAVYTAGSGSPEVTFVRAPTPGDARSALATQIGRSGNAGRV; the protein is encoded by the coding sequence GTGCGATCGATCGCGGAGGCGACAGACTGGCTCCACCTCGCGGGCGACGAGACGGTGCTGTGGTCGAGTCGGCCCCACCCGATCGCGCTGGGGAGTCGGTTCGTCTCCGCGCTCGCGATCACCGTCTTCGCCCTGGTCGCGACGGCCTGGGCCTGGGATCGCGGCTACACCCTCGTCGGGTGGGTGGCGGTGAGCGTCGCCCTCCTCGGGATCGTGGCCGCGACGGCCGCCTACGTCCGGTGGACGAACACGCGCTACGTGATCACGAGCGACCAGCTCTACGCCAAGCGCGGCGTGATCTCGCGCAGCGTCACCCAGCTCTCGCTCGAGCGCGTCCAGAACACCACGCTCGAGCAGTCGGTCGCCGGTCGGATTCTCGGGTACGGCGACGTCGCCGTCTACACCGCCGGCTCCGGGTCGCCGGAGGTGACGTTCGTCCGCGCGCCGACGCCCGGAGACGCCCGGAGCGCGCTCGCGACGCAAATCGGGCGATCGGGGAACGCAGGACGCGTCTGA
- a CDS encoding DEAD/DEAH box helicase, producing MDVAEGLADSLETDFADAFAFDEFNRMQREALPALLERDENVVASAPTASGKTALAELAICKALDAGGTALFVAPLRALTNEKEADWDRFEELDYSVYVVTGERDLNPRRARRADILVMTPEKLDSATRKHDSNRYDFVTDVDCCVIDEVHLLDADGRGSVLEVTISRLRRLCDPRIVALSATMPNVEDVAAWLDAPDACTFDFGDDYRPVDLHADVKTYTHGDNAFADKYRRLYRALDLAEPHLREDGQALVFVSSRQDTVQAAKKARDEIAERDIPMGARGEYDFHTRAKELENDTLRKSVLDGVAFHHAGLSKHDKDRVEAWFKEGLIELLFSTTTLAWGVNLPARCVIIRDTKYHDPLEGEVDMSPLDVLQMLGRAGRPGYDDVGYGWVVCDGADADRYRRLLREGTEIESQLAESLDTHLNAEIAMGNVASEADVFDWLETTFYYERGQRRPTKYAFEDLETRVRDTLATLDADGFIERERDSGDASAGAIEPTALGRLTSRYYLDLDTARGFADCCDRAAAGDLDEAAIFEAVATASAFESVTARQAEREAIDAVLAGQSVGERIETSGGRKVLAILRAEARGTTPADLRSDAWAITRNALRLLAALRAFLDRFASGHDANLARRLEARVENGVDDEAVGLTAIDGVGPGRASKLARSDIHTPGAVRAAGVSGLVDAGLEEGIAERVIEAARSLPAVEIDWPASFPESIAVGANDMRDVTVRNTGEAARAELRVTVNGREMTSTDTYLRGSETVPAAVFGAPDHDALDLTVSVAFPDLPLVPVRESRTVTID from the coding sequence ATGGACGTCGCCGAGGGTCTCGCCGACTCGCTCGAAACCGATTTCGCCGACGCGTTCGCGTTCGATGAGTTCAACCGGATGCAACGCGAGGCGCTGCCGGCGCTGCTCGAACGCGACGAAAACGTGGTCGCCAGCGCGCCCACCGCGTCGGGCAAGACCGCCCTGGCGGAACTCGCGATCTGCAAGGCGCTCGATGCGGGCGGGACGGCCCTCTTCGTCGCGCCGCTGCGCGCGCTGACGAACGAGAAGGAAGCCGACTGGGACCGCTTCGAGGAACTGGACTACTCGGTCTACGTCGTCACCGGCGAGCGCGACCTGAATCCCCGCCGCGCGCGCCGGGCTGACATCCTCGTGATGACCCCGGAGAAGCTCGACTCGGCGACGCGCAAGCACGACTCGAATCGCTACGACTTCGTCACCGACGTCGACTGCTGCGTCATCGACGAGGTCCACCTCCTCGACGCCGACGGCCGGGGGTCGGTGCTCGAGGTGACGATCTCGCGACTGCGGCGGCTCTGCGACCCGCGGATCGTCGCCCTCTCGGCGACGATGCCCAACGTCGAGGACGTCGCCGCGTGGCTCGACGCGCCCGACGCGTGCACGTTCGACTTCGGCGACGACTACCGCCCGGTCGACCTCCACGCCGACGTCAAGACCTACACGCACGGCGACAACGCCTTCGCGGACAAGTACCGCCGGCTCTACCGCGCGCTCGACCTGGCCGAACCCCACCTCCGAGAGGACGGGCAGGCGCTCGTCTTCGTCTCCTCCCGGCAGGACACCGTCCAGGCGGCGAAGAAGGCCAGGGACGAGATCGCCGAACGCGATATCCCGATGGGCGCCCGCGGCGAGTACGACTTCCACACGCGCGCGAAGGAACTGGAGAACGACACCCTCCGGAAGTCGGTGCTCGACGGCGTCGCCTTCCACCACGCCGGCCTCTCGAAGCACGACAAGGATCGCGTCGAGGCGTGGTTCAAGGAGGGGCTGATCGAACTGCTCTTCTCGACGACGACGCTGGCCTGGGGCGTCAACCTGCCCGCCCGCTGCGTCATCATCCGCGATACGAAGTACCACGATCCGCTGGAGGGCGAGGTCGACATGAGTCCCCTGGACGTCCTCCAGATGCTCGGTCGGGCCGGTCGACCCGGCTACGACGACGTCGGCTACGGCTGGGTGGTCTGTGACGGCGCCGACGCCGACCGCTACCGGCGCCTGCTTCGGGAGGGCACCGAGATCGAGTCCCAGCTCGCCGAGAGCCTCGATACGCACCTCAACGCCGAGATCGCGATGGGCAACGTCGCGAGCGAGGCCGACGTCTTCGACTGGCTGGAGACGACGTTCTACTACGAGCGCGGCCAGCGCCGGCCGACGAAGTACGCGTTCGAGGACCTGGAGACGAGGGTTCGCGACACGCTCGCGACGCTCGACGCCGACGGCTTCATCGAGCGCGAGCGAGACAGTGGCGACGCCAGCGCGGGCGCGATCGAACCGACGGCGCTCGGCCGACTCACCTCGCGGTACTACCTCGACCTGGATACCGCCCGCGGCTTCGCCGACTGTTGTGACCGCGCGGCAGCGGGCGACCTCGACGAGGCGGCCATCTTCGAGGCCGTCGCGACGGCGAGCGCGTTCGAATCCGTCACCGCCCGCCAGGCCGAGCGCGAGGCGATCGACGCCGTCCTCGCCGGCCAGTCCGTCGGAGAACGGATCGAGACGAGCGGGGGGCGGAAGGTGCTGGCGATCCTCCGGGCCGAGGCGCGCGGGACGACGCCGGCCGACCTCCGGAGCGACGCCTGGGCGATCACCCGCAACGCGCTTCGGCTGCTCGCCGCACTCAGGGCCTTCCTCGACAGATTCGCGAGCGGACACGACGCCAACCTGGCGCGGCGGCTGGAGGCGCGCGTCGAGAACGGCGTCGACGACGAAGCCGTCGGACTCACCGCCATCGACGGCGTCGGCCCCGGCCGGGCGAGCAAACTCGCGCGATCGGATATCCACACCCCCGGCGCCGTCCGGGCGGCCGGCGTCTCGGGCCTGGTCGACGCCGGACTCGAGGAGGGGATCGCCGAACGCGTCATCGAGGCCGCGCGATCGCTCCCCGCCGTCGAGATCGACTGGCCCGCTTCCTTCCCCGAGTCGATCGCGGTCGGCGCGAACGACATGCGGGACGTGACCGTCAGGAACACCGGCGAGGCCGCCCGCGCCGAGCTTCGCGTGACGGTCAACGGCCGCGAGATGACGAGCACCGACACCTACCTCCGCGGGTCGGAGACGGTTCCGGCTGCCGTCTTCGGCGCCCCGGACCACGACGCGCTCGACCTGACGGTGAGCGTGGCGTTTCCGGACCTGCCGCTCGTTCCGGTGCGCGAATCCCGAACCGTGACGATCGACTGA
- a CDS encoding HAD family hydrolase: MTAVLFDMDGVLVDSEDYWVTFESETLFPDAVPDGDVDLNETSGMNFREIYDYLDAEYGTAITRAEWVERFDEMAREVYTDRVSLLPGFDALLAELRERGTTVAVVSSSPRAWIDLVLERFDLVEAFDAVVSAEEIRGESKPAPDVYEYAAQTVGEAPAACVAVEDSENGVTAADRAGMTVVAYRIAAHGDADYSRADVVADDPTALRETVLDLAGT, translated from the coding sequence ATGACAGCCGTGTTGTTCGACATGGACGGCGTGCTGGTCGACAGCGAGGACTACTGGGTGACGTTCGAATCCGAGACCCTGTTCCCCGACGCCGTGCCCGACGGCGACGTGGACCTCAACGAGACGTCGGGGATGAACTTCCGGGAAATCTACGACTACCTCGACGCGGAGTACGGCACCGCCATCACGCGCGCCGAGTGGGTCGAGCGCTTCGACGAGATGGCCCGCGAGGTCTACACCGACCGCGTCTCCCTGCTCCCCGGGTTCGACGCGTTACTCGCCGAGTTGCGCGAGCGCGGGACCACGGTGGCCGTCGTCTCCTCCTCGCCGCGGGCGTGGATCGACCTCGTCCTCGAGCGCTTCGACCTGGTCGAGGCCTTCGACGCGGTGGTCAGCGCCGAGGAGATCCGGGGCGAGAGCAAACCCGCGCCCGACGTCTACGAGTACGCCGCACAGACGGTCGGCGAGGCGCCCGCGGCCTGCGTCGCCGTCGAGGACTCCGAAAACGGCGTCACGGCGGCCGACCGGGCGGGGATGACCGTGGTCGCCTACCGCATCGCCGCCCACGGCGACGCCGACTACTCGCGCGCGGATGTAGTTGCCGACGACCCGACGGCACTTCGGGAGACGGTCCTCGACCTGGCCGGCACCTGA